Proteins found in one Litoribacterium kuwaitense genomic segment:
- the ctaF gene encoding cytochrome c oxidase subunit IVB: MASTTTTNQHENETLKSFRRRQHKEEMKHQLVSFILMIILTIVSFIAVAYEEFSRSFVVPFILLLAIVQVAYQLYYFMHMKNKGHQIASFFLYSGVFVAALTILAMMALVTWS, encoded by the coding sequence ATGGCATCAACAACAACTACAAATCAGCACGAAAATGAAACGCTAAAATCATTTAGAAGAAGACAGCATAAAGAAGAAATGAAGCATCAGCTTGTTAGTTTTATCTTAATGATTATCTTAACAATTGTTTCATTTATTGCTGTCGCCTATGAAGAATTCAGCAGAAGCTTTGTTGTTCCATTCATCTTGCTGTTAGCGATTGTTCAAGTCGCTTATCAACTGTATTACTTTATGCACATGAAAAATAAAGGTCACCAAATTGCATCATTCTTTTTGTATTCCGGTGTTTTTGTCGCCGCACTAACGATTCTTGCAATGATGGCACTTGTGACCTGGTCTTAA
- a CDS encoding cytochrome (ubi)quinol oxidase subunit III: MDVNDRLTDKNFPADPEKTTLEGKNKFIGLWLFLGGETVLFASMFGTFLALRDSSMEKELFQLPLVFLMTMILLTSSLTSVYAMYHMKNNDFKKMQLWLTITVLLGAAFIGIEIYEFSHYLHEGLGFTHSGFATSFYGLIGLHGAHVLFGVCWISALIIRNMKRGLNLYNAPKYYVASLYWHFIDVVWVFIFTVVYLIGKLG; the protein is encoded by the coding sequence ATGGATGTCAATGATCGTTTGACAGATAAAAACTTTCCTGCTGATCCAGAAAAAACAACACTTGAAGGAAAAAATAAATTCATTGGTCTTTGGTTGTTTCTAGGTGGAGAGACTGTATTATTCGCTTCAATGTTTGGTACATTTTTAGCATTGCGGGATAGCTCGATGGAAAAAGAGCTTTTCCAGCTCCCACTCGTGTTTCTTATGACGATGATCTTATTAACTAGCTCATTGACGAGTGTATACGCGATGTATCATATGAAAAACAATGACTTTAAAAAAATGCAGTTATGGCTTACAATTACTGTCCTCCTAGGAGCTGCATTTATCGGAATTGAGATTTATGAGTTCAGTCATTATCTCCACGAAGGCCTAGGATTTACCCATAGTGGATTTGCTACGAGCTTTTACGGTTTAATCGGTTTGCATGGTGCCCACGTTTTGTTTGGGGTTTGTTGGATTTCGGCTTTGATTATCCGTAATATGAAACGTGGCCTGAATCTTTACAACGCACCAAAATACTATGTAGCCAGCTTGTATTGGCACTTTATCGACGTTGTTTGGGTGTTTATCTTTACGGTTGTCTATCTCATCGGAAAGCTGGGGTGA
- the coxB gene encoding cytochrome c oxidase subunit II — MKSVRNKWQLPLKYSVLSLLALVLAGCGTENLSSLQPKGEGANMLFDLMVLSIVIMIAVFLVVIAIYTYVIVRFRKKKGDKDIIPEQVEGNRNLEIIWTVIPILLLLVLAVPTVAYTFQLADTSERDAEGSENHVVNVTAHTFWWNFEYEGEEVTTSQDLYIPTGEKVFVNLSSADVIHSFWVPAIQGKMDTNPGDENINTIFLEADEEGVYWGKCAEFCGPSHALMDFRVIAVSPEEFDAWLDDMRQGPGETDSEVAAAGEEIFAQSCASCHAVEAGAPGGVGPNLTSFGDRTKIAGFLDHDKETLKQWIRDPQEFKPGNNMPAFPAEQISDEDLDALAEYLLELKVQDE; from the coding sequence ATGAAAAGCGTAAGAAACAAGTGGCAGTTGCCGCTCAAGTATTCTGTACTTAGTTTATTGGCTTTAGTACTTGCCGGCTGTGGAACTGAGAATCTGTCTTCATTGCAGCCAAAAGGTGAAGGAGCGAACATGCTTTTCGACTTAATGGTGCTCAGCATTGTTATCATGATTGCTGTCTTTTTAGTCGTTATTGCTATTTATACGTATGTCATTGTTCGTTTCAGAAAGAAAAAAGGGGATAAGGATATTATTCCAGAACAGGTTGAAGGAAACCGAAACCTAGAGATTATCTGGACAGTTATTCCAATCCTGCTACTGCTTGTTTTGGCTGTTCCAACAGTCGCGTATACGTTTCAACTTGCAGACACATCAGAGCGGGACGCTGAAGGCAGTGAGAACCATGTTGTTAATGTAACCGCCCACACGTTCTGGTGGAACTTTGAGTACGAAGGTGAGGAAGTCACAACGTCGCAAGATTTGTACATACCTACAGGCGAAAAAGTATTTGTGAACTTATCCTCTGCTGACGTCATTCACTCGTTCTGGGTCCCGGCAATCCAAGGTAAAATGGATACGAACCCTGGGGATGAAAACATTAACACGATTTTCCTTGAAGCAGATGAAGAAGGCGTGTATTGGGGGAAATGTGCCGAGTTCTGTGGACCATCACACGCACTCATGGACTTTCGGGTCATTGCAGTATCTCCGGAAGAGTTTGATGCATGGCTAGACGATATGCGTCAAGGCCCGGGCGAGACTGATTCTGAAGTGGCTGCTGCTGGCGAAGAAATATTTGCACAAAGCTGTGCAAGCTGTCACGCTGTTGAAGCTGGAGCTCCAGGTGGTGTCGGTCCAAACTTAACGAGCTTTGGAGACCGTACGAAAATTGCTGGTTTCCTCGACCACGATAAAGAAACATTAAAACAGTGGATCCGTGATCCTCAGGAATTTAAACCTGGAAACAATATGCCAGCATTTCCAGCAGAGCAGATTTCTGATGAAGACCTAGACGCACTGGCGGAATACCTGCTGGAATTAAAAGTGCAGGATGAATAA
- a CDS encoding COX15/CtaA family protein, whose product MNFKEGDELQRLMRWLGVFSIFCMLLVLLGGALVTKTDSGAGCGTTWPLCHGEFLPQDLSKDTLIEWSHRGISAYTGIIIGIFSIWTAVHFRKKEVYWLSALSLFFLILQALIGAGAVVWGQSDVILALHFGISLISFASVVLLTINVFERTSSKNPSHTRSTFIPINLRKEFVWMIVYLYIVVYSGAYVRHMGASLVCPGLPFCAEDSGAVPQNVFQWVHMGHRTLASLIFVWLLILLIRVWRNKTLDPFVQRLITLCFIFVTLQALTGMLVVITMMSLVISLLHALFVSCLFAVLSYLILLSIRNYQSETSTK is encoded by the coding sequence ATGAATTTTAAAGAGGGTGATGAATTGCAACGGCTCATGAGATGGCTAGGAGTCTTCTCAATTTTTTGTATGTTACTCGTTCTTTTAGGCGGTGCTCTTGTAACAAAGACAGATTCTGGTGCAGGGTGCGGTACCACCTGGCCATTGTGTCACGGCGAATTTTTACCACAGGATTTGTCAAAAGACACTTTAATCGAATGGAGTCACCGTGGCATTAGTGCATACACGGGCATTATCATTGGTATTTTCTCCATTTGGACTGCGGTTCATTTTCGCAAAAAAGAAGTGTACTGGTTGTCTGCCTTATCTTTATTCTTTTTAATTTTACAAGCATTAATTGGCGCCGGTGCGGTCGTTTGGGGTCAATCTGATGTTATTCTTGCGCTTCATTTTGGCATTTCTTTAATTTCGTTTGCATCAGTCGTTTTACTGACCATTAATGTCTTTGAACGGACGTCCAGTAAAAATCCTTCGCACACGCGATCTACATTTATTCCAATAAACTTGCGGAAAGAATTTGTCTGGATGATCGTTTACCTTTATATTGTTGTATATTCAGGAGCTTATGTTAGACACATGGGAGCAAGTCTCGTTTGTCCAGGCCTGCCATTTTGTGCAGAGGATTCTGGAGCCGTTCCACAAAATGTTTTTCAATGGGTGCATATGGGACACCGGACGTTGGCTAGTCTCATTTTTGTTTGGCTGCTCATTTTGCTCATTCGTGTATGGAGAAATAAAACACTCGATCCATTCGTTCAGCGTCTCATCACCTTGTGCTTCATTTTTGTGACGCTACAAGCATTGACGGGAATGCTCGTCGTTATCACGATGATGTCCCTCGTCATCTCACTGCTGCACGCTTTATTCGTAAGCTGTTTGTTTGCCGTTTTAAGCTATTTAATTCTTTTATCCATTCGCAATTACCAAAGCGAGACGAGCACAAAATAA
- a CDS encoding FtsW/RodA/SpoVE family cell cycle protein, translating to MLKKMLKNYDYVLISLPILLGLFGALMVFSASMVVAVSNEFAVEPAYFFKKQLMWLAIGVVVFIVTALLPYRIYLSMYKWLVLACVGALLAVLIIGTVSGGAQSWISIGGFTIQPAEFAKLAIILYLAGVFSKKQRYISQFSTAVVPPLVFIILIFGLIYLQPDLGTGMIVIMISATVIFCAGLRWKHLLGLIGLGSVAVTLMLIFLTTSNQANRFAAAYQPFDSPGDSGFQLIQSYLAMGTGGLTGVGLGQSIQKGFLPEPHTDFILAIIAEELGIFGVGFVIISLAVIVIKGLQAAIRCEDTFGSLLAVGISGMIGIQTFVNIGAMSGLLPVTGVTLPFISYGGSSLVLLMASAGILCNISMFVRYRRLKENEADPLADHSASNKVSISSAHRFS from the coding sequence ATGTTAAAAAAGATGCTTAAAAACTATGACTACGTGCTCATCTCTTTGCCCATATTATTAGGATTATTTGGTGCATTAATGGTATTTAGTGCCAGTATGGTCGTCGCGGTGTCCAATGAATTTGCGGTAGAACCTGCTTATTTTTTTAAAAAGCAGTTGATGTGGCTCGCTATAGGTGTTGTTGTGTTTATCGTCACTGCGTTATTGCCATATCGCATCTATTTGTCAATGTATAAATGGCTTGTGCTTGCTTGCGTTGGAGCGCTCTTAGCTGTGCTTATCATTGGTACGGTCAGTGGGGGGGCGCAATCTTGGATTTCAATCGGCGGATTTACCATCCAACCAGCAGAGTTTGCCAAGCTTGCGATCATTTTATATCTTGCTGGCGTTTTTTCTAAAAAGCAACGGTACATCAGTCAATTTTCAACGGCTGTCGTTCCCCCACTAGTATTTATCATATTAATCTTTGGGTTGATTTACTTGCAGCCTGATTTAGGTACCGGCATGATTGTGATCATGATTTCAGCGACAGTCATTTTTTGTGCTGGTTTACGTTGGAAACATTTGCTTGGTTTAATTGGTTTAGGAAGCGTAGCGGTGACGTTAATGCTCATCTTTTTAACGACATCCAATCAAGCCAATCGGTTCGCGGCTGCTTACCAGCCCTTTGATTCGCCTGGAGACTCCGGATTTCAGCTCATTCAGTCCTATCTAGCAATGGGCACAGGTGGGTTAACGGGTGTAGGGCTCGGTCAGAGCATTCAAAAAGGTTTTCTTCCCGAGCCGCATACAGATTTTATTTTGGCCATTATTGCTGAGGAGCTAGGTATTTTTGGCGTTGGTTTTGTCATTATTAGTTTAGCGGTTATCGTCATCAAAGGATTGCAAGCGGCGATTCGTTGTGAGGATACATTTGGTAGCTTATTAGCGGTCGGCATTTCCGGGATGATTGGCATACAAACGTTCGTCAATATCGGTGCGATGTCAGGCTTGCTTCCTGTCACAGGCGTTACATTACCATTTATTAGCTACGGAGGATCATCACTTGTGCTTCTTATGGCATCTGCTGGCATTTTATGTAACATCTCGATGTTCGTTCGCTATCGCCGCCTTAAAGAAAATGAGGCGGACCCTCTAGCAGATCATAGTGCTTCAAATAAAGTATCCATTTCAAGTGCGCATCGTTTTTCGTAA
- a CDS encoding YlaN family protein: MASEIAVDHRSEAYALLQQDADKILQLIKVQMENLTMPQCPLYEEVLDTQMFGLSREIHFAVRLGLVDEEAGREILESLEKELSALHEATMDAK, from the coding sequence ATGGCATCAGAAATAGCTGTTGACCATCGTAGCGAGGCATACGCACTTTTACAGCAAGATGCAGATAAAATCTTACAGCTGATAAAGGTGCAAATGGAAAATCTGACTATGCCACAATGTCCGTTATACGAAGAGGTTTTAGATACACAAATGTTCGGCTTGTCCAGAGAGATTCATTTTGCTGTACGACTCGGATTGGTTGATGAGGAAGCTGGACGTGAGATTTTAGAATCACTTGAAAAGGAGCTTTCTGCTCTGCATGAAGCCACCATGGACGCTAAATAA
- the glsA gene encoding glutaminase A yields MYCQTSAELETFLLRAQKVTTEGEVAHYIPALKNVDKNTLAMSIYHGQNQCFTVGNTEHTFTLQSISKVLALALALMDHGQEVVFSKVGMEPTGDPFNSIAKLESTKTARPLNPMINAGALVVTSLIKGAGLQEKIGRLLSFVHEMTSAPERKYDEAVAMSEYHTAHLNRSLAYFLKQHKVIEDDIEELLELYCYQCAIEVTCYDLARIGAIFAREGQDPESGRTILPAHIARICKTFMVTCGMYNASGEFAIKVGIPAKSGVSGAIMASVPEWGGIGIFGPALDEKGNSIAGIHLLEMLSSNYELHIF; encoded by the coding sequence GTGTATTGCCAAACATCAGCCGAATTAGAGACATTTCTCTTACGGGCACAAAAGGTGACAACAGAAGGTGAGGTCGCTCATTATATTCCTGCTTTAAAAAATGTCGATAAAAATACGCTGGCAATGAGTATTTATCACGGTCAAAACCAGTGTTTTACTGTTGGAAACACAGAGCATACGTTTACATTGCAAAGCATTTCTAAAGTTCTTGCCTTAGCATTGGCTTTAATGGATCATGGCCAAGAAGTCGTTTTTTCAAAAGTGGGCATGGAGCCGACGGGAGATCCTTTTAATTCCATTGCAAAGCTGGAATCGACAAAAACTGCACGTCCTTTAAATCCAATGATCAATGCCGGGGCACTTGTTGTAACATCATTAATTAAAGGAGCGGGGCTGCAAGAGAAGATCGGCCGCTTGTTAAGCTTCGTTCATGAAATGACGAGTGCGCCAGAACGGAAATATGACGAAGCTGTAGCCATGTCGGAATATCATACGGCTCATTTAAATCGCTCCCTTGCGTATTTTTTAAAGCAGCATAAAGTCATTGAAGACGATATCGAAGAACTGCTAGAATTGTACTGTTACCAATGCGCAATAGAAGTCACTTGCTATGATTTGGCTCGAATAGGTGCAATCTTTGCCCGAGAAGGACAGGATCCTGAGAGCGGCAGAACGATCCTCCCTGCTCATATCGCCCGTATTTGTAAGACATTTATGGTAACTTGTGGCATGTACAATGCATCTGGAGAGTTTGCCATCAAAGTTGGGATTCCAGCCAAAAGCGGCGTTTCTGGTGCAATTATGGCTTCTGTTCCAGAATGGGGTGGCATTGGTATTTTTGGACCGGCGTTAGATGAAAAGGGGAATAGTATTGCAGGGATTCATTTGTTGGAAATGTTATCTTCCAATTATGAGCTGCATATATTTTAA
- a CDS encoding PhoH family protein — protein sequence MDTIYVLDTNILLQDPYALFAFQGNEVVVPAIVLEETDAKKKLPDEIGMHARMVARLMDDLRKKGKLYERVALKHGGSIRVELNHRSLKILEQTFVEHTNDNRIIAVALNLRLEEKDKVDGKRVVLVSKDAMVRVKADVVGVEAEDFLNDRVVEPNDSYQGISQHYVDSEVIQSLYKHGKLNAKEDMPLHPNECVLLKSLQEPSVSALGIADGQGTAISPIKVDKEPVWGIRPRNVHQQMACELLMREDIRLVTLVGPAGTGKTLLALAAGLQQTEEKQYYKKMLVARPIVPVGKDIGYLPGEREEKLKPWMQPIFDNLEHLFSVKKREELDRILAGMGAIEVEALSYIRGRSLPDQFVIIDEAQNLTRHEVKTILTRIGEGSKIILMGDTEQIDHPYLDPYNNGLAHVVEKFKNEEISGHIHLVKGERSKLAGISAKLL from the coding sequence TTGGACACCATTTATGTTTTAGATACAAACATCCTTTTGCAAGACCCATACGCGCTCTTTGCTTTTCAAGGAAATGAAGTGGTCGTTCCTGCGATTGTCCTCGAGGAAACGGATGCGAAAAAGAAACTGCCGGATGAGATCGGAATGCATGCTCGAATGGTCGCTCGTCTCATGGATGACCTGCGAAAAAAAGGAAAGCTTTATGAACGCGTGGCACTGAAGCATGGGGGAAGCATTCGGGTTGAACTTAATCATCGTTCGCTAAAAATATTGGAACAAACCTTTGTAGAACATACAAACGACAATCGCATCATCGCGGTTGCTCTTAATTTGAGGCTTGAAGAAAAAGACAAAGTAGATGGAAAACGGGTAGTGCTTGTATCTAAAGACGCCATGGTCAGAGTGAAGGCAGATGTTGTGGGCGTGGAGGCTGAGGATTTTCTAAATGATCGTGTCGTTGAGCCAAATGATTCATATCAAGGGATTAGTCAACACTATGTTGATAGTGAAGTCATCCAATCTCTGTATAAACATGGAAAATTAAATGCGAAAGAGGATATGCCTCTTCATCCTAACGAGTGTGTGTTGCTAAAATCATTGCAGGAGCCGTCTGTGTCAGCGCTTGGCATTGCAGACGGACAGGGAACAGCCATTAGTCCTATCAAAGTGGATAAAGAGCCAGTCTGGGGGATTCGTCCACGAAATGTCCATCAGCAGATGGCCTGTGAGCTTTTGATGAGGGAAGACATTCGTCTCGTTACGCTTGTTGGCCCGGCTGGAACAGGAAAAACGTTACTCGCTTTAGCGGCAGGGCTGCAACAGACAGAAGAGAAGCAGTATTATAAGAAAATGCTCGTTGCCAGACCGATTGTTCCAGTCGGAAAAGACATTGGTTATTTGCCAGGTGAGCGAGAGGAAAAGCTGAAGCCGTGGATGCAGCCGATTTTTGATAACCTTGAGCATTTATTTTCCGTGAAAAAAAGAGAAGAGCTTGATCGTATTTTAGCTGGAATGGGAGCCATCGAGGTTGAAGCGCTTAGTTATATTAGGGGACGCAGTTTGCCCGATCAATTTGTAATCATTGATGAGGCACAAAACCTCACTCGTCATGAGGTTAAAACGATTCTTACTCGAATCGGTGAAGGTAGTAAGATCATTCTTATGGGTGATACCGAGCAGATTGACCATCCTTATTTGGATCCATACAATAATGGGCTTGCGCACGTCGTAGAAAAGTTTAAAAATGAGGAAATTAGCGGACACATTCACCTTGTGAAGGGAGAACGATCGAAGCTTGCAGGGATTTCGGCAAAGCTGTTATAA
- a CDS encoding HU family DNA-binding protein has protein sequence MNKSELIDAVAEKSGLSKKDATNAVESVFSVISNSLENGEKIQLVGFGNFEVRERSERKGRNPQTGKEITIPASKVPAFKPGKQLKDVVN, from the coding sequence ATGAATAAAAGTGAATTAATTGATGCAGTTGCTGAAAAAAGTGGATTGTCAAAAAAAGATGCAACCAATGCTGTCGAATCAGTCTTTTCGGTCATTTCAAACTCGCTTGAAAATGGTGAGAAAATTCAGCTTGTAGGCTTCGGAAATTTTGAAGTCCGTGAACGCTCTGAGCGAAAAGGTAGAAACCCACAGACTGGAAAAGAAATTACGATCCCCGCAAGTAAAGTACCGGCATTTAAGCCTGGAAAACAATTAAAAGACGTTGTGAACTAA
- a CDS encoding YlaI family protein: protein MKVKCALCESIHTIDNWSIQAKRLRNRPIHTFLCHDCHSRITEKTLKNQDARQSKEYQEGI, encoded by the coding sequence ATGAAGGTTAAATGTGCATTATGTGAGTCAATTCATACGATTGATAATTGGTCAATCCAGGCAAAACGTTTACGAAACCGGCCTATACATACATTTTTATGTCATGACTGTCACAGCCGCATCACTGAAAAAACGTTAAAAAACCAGGACGCGAGACAGTCGAAAGAATATCAGGAAGGTATTTAA
- a CDS encoding YlaH-like family protein: MNRGDRMAMDNTNIDIDLITVPSDMSPTAHLIFQQIVGEEVPIDEMLPQVFMLYGIIVILSILVYNLGFAKKLPVLKNVVIYALLFIGCWPLTFMAIGLPVAEALVVIAIIFGVYRFRMHKGRKQQTNHA, from the coding sequence TTGAATCGAGGTGATCGTATGGCGATGGACAATACAAACATAGATATCGATCTGATTACAGTCCCTAGCGACATGTCTCCAACGGCGCATTTGATCTTTCAACAAATCGTTGGGGAGGAAGTACCAATTGACGAAATGCTCCCACAGGTGTTTATGCTTTATGGCATTATTGTCATTTTAAGCATTTTGGTGTACAACCTTGGGTTTGCGAAGAAGCTGCCGGTTCTTAAAAATGTCGTTATTTATGCCCTTCTGTTTATCGGCTGCTGGCCGCTCACGTTTATGGCGATTGGCTTGCCTGTAGCAGAGGCTTTAGTTGTCATCGCGATTATTTTCGGTGTGTATCGGTTCAGGATGCATAAAGGAAGAAAGCAACAAACCAATCATGCATAG